Proteins found in one Mycoplasmopsis gallopavonis genomic segment:
- a CDS encoding ComEC/Rec2 family competence protein: MNLQAKVVDIQDQKVILRDKNWIYYLFYKKDNQEFFLYQNVNLESIRITKIDFRYQIANVKFQNISKAKTLDLRYFLFLCFQNKSQSYNNLVLPIFFGFFINSNNELVENLKNLDSLHLIIVSGFHYLILEKLIEKITTKFDKNGICIVVLLTFYFWIGKSNLASFKSWLWIISLKLSKISRWTKQNSCKFQRLSTISLIHAFYNPLHFLKIGFLISYLLTFYLISGFLNFEKKELRKKLFLILKAWTLSVLFLISISKQFSLFGILSNLILSFVFEILIVILLPCLFIPFLIDGFYLVILNLLKFLNSYNVLFVFNTLLSYWHLVLLFVYLDLIYLIRNKKY, from the coding sequence TTGAATTTACAGGCTAAAGTAGTAGATATTCAAGATCAAAAAGTCATTTTAAGAGATAAAAATTGAATTTATTATCTTTTTTACAAAAAAGATAATCAGGAATTTTTTCTTTATCAAAATGTAAATTTAGAATCAATTAGAATTACTAAAATTGATTTTCGATATCAAATAGCAAATGTAAAATTCCAAAATATAAGCAAAGCAAAAACATTAGATTTACGATATTTCTTATTTTTATGCTTTCAAAATAAATCACAAAGCTATAACAATCTTGTTTTACCGATCTTTTTTGGTTTTTTCATAAATAGTAATAATGAACTAGTTGAAAATCTAAAAAATTTAGATAGTTTGCATTTAATAATAGTTAGTGGATTTCACTATTTAATTCTTGAAAAGTTGATTGAAAAAATAACTACTAAATTTGACAAAAATGGAATTTGTATTGTAGTTCTTTTAACTTTTTATTTTTGAATAGGTAAAAGTAATTTAGCAAGTTTTAAAAGTTGATTGTGAATTATCAGTTTGAAACTTTCTAAAATTTCAAGATGAACTAAACAAAATTCTTGTAAGTTTCAAAGATTGTCAACAATTAGCTTAATTCACGCTTTTTATAATCCGTTACATTTTCTTAAAATTGGTTTTTTAATCTCGTATTTGTTAACCTTTTATTTAATTAGTGGTTTTTTAAATTTTGAAAAGAAAGAATTAAGAAAGAAGCTTTTCTTAATTTTGAAAGCTTGAACACTTTCTGTTTTGTTTCTTATTTCAATCAGTAAACAATTTTCTCTTTTTGGAATTCTTAGTAATTTAATTTTGAGCTTTGTTTTTGAAATTTTGATAGTTATTTTGCTACCTTGTTTATTTATTCCATTTTTAATTGATGGTTTTTACTTGGTGATTTTAAATCTTTTGAAGTTCTTAAATAGTTATAATGTTCTCTTTGTTTTCAATACCTTACTTTCCTATTGACATTTAGTACTTTTATTTGTCTATTTGGATCTAATTTATTTAATTCGAAATAAAAAATACTAG
- a CDS encoding MAG0490 family ComEA-like DNA-binding protein: MKKKIILIVTLILIFITLFGVSNYFYQNPNLKNEPIFKSIYQYKITGAVKKPGQIESNTPLNYRQLFFRAQVVSQADLKSFDLNQKAPTYKNIFVPFRKMKIHWNQLKSVKQLQDFKINSKVADKILKYKRKHRIKVTWKQLIIDCKLSADDLEILQKILILESND, from the coding sequence ATGAAGAAGAAAATAATTCTAATTGTAACTTTGATCTTAATTTTCATAACTCTCTTTGGTGTCTCTAATTATTTTTATCAAAATCCAAATCTAAAAAATGAACCTATTTTTAAATCTATTTATCAATATAAAATAACTGGTGCTGTTAAAAAACCTGGACAAATCGAATCAAATACTCCTTTAAATTACCGTCAATTATTTTTTCGAGCACAAGTTGTTTCACAAGCTGATTTAAAAAGTTTTGATTTAAATCAAAAAGCACCAACTTATAAAAATATTTTTGTGCCTTTTCGAAAAATGAAAATTCATTGAAATCAATTAAAGAGTGTTAAACAATTACAAGATTTTAAAATTAACTCAAAAGTAGCTGACAAAATCCTTAAATATAAACGAAAACATAGAATAAAAGTGACATGAAAACAATTAATTATTGATTGCAAATTAAGTGCTGATGATTTGGAAATTTTGCAAAAAATCTTAATTCTCGAATCAAATGATTAA
- the infC gene encoding translation initiation factor IF-3: MQDKKKPQQEHYVNNNIPFKQIFLVSADGEKLGVKYTKEAIEIAKSEGKDLVLISVKPKPIARIIDYGKFKYDRKKKQKELKEKQTIVQNREVRLTPMIGENDLLTKSRKAREFLLKGDRIKVSLKLRGREIGRKDLGLGTLEKFFATLEDIADKATEPKLVNDRFLDMNLQPNKQKITKYLKEKSQETKEGELNAKDEN; the protein is encoded by the coding sequence ATGCAAGACAAAAAGAAACCACAACAAGAACATTATGTTAACAACAACATCCCATTTAAACAAATTTTTTTAGTTAGTGCAGATGGTGAAAAGCTTGGTGTTAAATATACAAAAGAAGCAATTGAAATTGCTAAATCAGAGGGAAAGGATTTAGTTTTAATTAGCGTTAAACCTAAACCTATTGCTCGGATCATTGATTACGGTAAATTTAAATACGATCGTAAGAAGAAACAAAAAGAACTTAAAGAAAAACAAACTATTGTTCAAAACCGTGAAGTTCGTTTAACACCAATGATTGGTGAAAATGACCTTCTTACAAAAAGTCGTAAAGCTCGTGAATTCTTATTAAAAGGAGACCGTATTAAAGTTTCTTTAAAATTAAGAGGTAGAGAAATTGGTAGAAAAGACTTAGGTCTTGGTACACTTGAAAAATTCTTTGCTACATTAGAAGATATTGCTGATAAAGCAACTGAGCCAAAACTTGTTAATGATCGTTTTCTTGATATGAATCTCCAACCAAATAAACAAAAAATTACCAAATATCTAAAAGAAAAAAGTCAAGAGACTAAAGAAGGAGAATTAAATGCCAAAGATGAAAACTAA
- the rpmI gene encoding 50S ribosomal protein L35, producing MPKMKTKSALKKRIKVTGTGKVMREQAFRSHLAQNKSTKQKRQSRKSALMSRSDLKRFKALI from the coding sequence ATGCCAAAGATGAAAACTAAAAGTGCGTTAAAAAAACGTATTAAAGTTACTGGAACAGGTAAAGTTATGAGAGAACAAGCTTTCCGTTCACACTTAGCACAAAACAAATCAACAAAACAAAAACGTCAATCACGTAAATCTGCTCTTATGTCAAGAAGTGACCTTAAAAGATTTAAAGCATTGATCTAA
- the rplT gene encoding 50S ribosomal protein L20 — translation MARVKGGTVTRARRKKWIKLAKGYFGHKSIGYKVAKQQVVKGWTYAFRDRKQVKRNFRKLWIARINAATRAEGLSYSKFINGLKRANVTINRKMLSELAINEPKTFSMLVEISKQAK, via the coding sequence ATGGCAAGAGTTAAAGGTGGAACAGTTACAAGAGCAAGACGTAAAAAATGAATAAAATTAGCTAAAGGATACTTTGGACACAAATCAATCGGATACAAAGTTGCTAAACAACAAGTTGTTAAAGGTTGAACATATGCTTTTAGAGACCGTAAACAAGTTAAAAGAAACTTTAGAAAACTTTGAATCGCTCGTATTAACGCTGCTACTAGAGCAGAAGGTTTAAGCTATTCAAAATTCATTAATGGTCTTAAACGTGCTAACGTTACAATTAACCGTAAAATGCTTTCAGAATTAGCTATTAACGAACCAAAAACATTTTCAATGTTAGTAGAAATTTCAAAACAAGCAAAATAA
- a CDS encoding M13 family metallopeptidase, whose amino-acid sequence MSQKRLQDDFYDFVNAEWLATAQIPGDKSLTGAFEEMDRDLEKLLKELISDWASGKKEVPADANLHKLVTMYKMIVDTKTRDQLGWKPAQEWLNKILDLQSFSEINDRFVEFEYKYNFLPLGYGVSQDFVNNRIKVLWLGEIGTILPSRENYDKLEKEKFLSVWRNMNFKLATSFGLEADLVNKMLDQALEFDNLLKDYVLTSLQKADYVSLYHPKKLEWFENKSKVFDLIKIAKQLVSNQEIDFIAVDNPSFIENLDVIFNENTFEGYRALMFFNNLSFIAPYITEQTRAIASEYKNTLYSIEKNRDLQDFAYDVVQRYFSMPLGIYYAKTYFGEQAKKDVEKMVNNMIKIYDRRLAENDWLSPATIEKARLKLSKLGVMVGYPEEIQGYYDQYQIKSYEQGGTIPSNIFSILDALTAYNYQEYLQKTNEKLWSMSPARINAYFQPFFNHIVFPAAILSAPFYDINQGSSANYGGIGAVIAHEISHAFDNNGAQFDENGSLNSWWTPEDYQVFKEKTQKAIELFDGIETEVGKVNGQLTVSENIADIGGFSCALEAAKLEPDFDVKKFFENWARIWKILIKPEAAKRRLESDVHAPGKQRANVQLSNCDLFYETYNIQPQDKMYVAPEKRVKIW is encoded by the coding sequence ATGAGTCAAAAAAGATTACAAGATGACTTTTATGATTTTGTCAACGCAGAATGATTAGCAACAGCTCAAATTCCTGGTGACAAATCATTAACAGGTGCATTTGAAGAAATGGATCGTGATTTAGAAAAATTACTCAAAGAGTTAATTAGTGATTGAGCAAGTGGTAAAAAAGAAGTCCCGGCAGATGCTAATTTACATAAATTAGTGACAATGTATAAAATGATTGTTGATACTAAAACAAGAGATCAACTTGGTTGAAAACCTGCACAAGAATGATTAAATAAAATTTTAGATTTACAAAGTTTTTCAGAAATCAATGATCGTTTTGTCGAATTTGAATATAAATATAACTTCTTACCATTAGGTTATGGAGTTTCACAAGATTTTGTTAACAACCGTATTAAAGTTCTTTGATTAGGTGAAATTGGTACAATTTTACCTTCAAGAGAAAATTATGATAAACTTGAAAAAGAAAAATTCTTAAGCGTATGAAGAAATATGAATTTCAAACTTGCAACAAGTTTTGGATTAGAAGCTGATTTAGTAAATAAAATGTTAGATCAAGCTTTAGAATTTGATAATTTATTAAAAGATTATGTTCTTACAAGTTTACAAAAAGCAGATTATGTTTCTTTATATCACCCTAAAAAATTAGAATGATTTGAAAATAAATCAAAAGTATTTGATTTAATCAAAATCGCAAAACAACTTGTATCAAATCAAGAAATTGATTTTATTGCAGTTGATAACCCAAGTTTCATTGAAAATTTAGATGTAATTTTTAACGAAAATACTTTTGAAGGATATCGTGCTTTAATGTTCTTTAATAATTTAAGCTTTATTGCTCCTTACATTACAGAGCAAACACGTGCAATTGCTTCAGAATATAAAAATACTCTTTATTCAATTGAAAAAAATAGAGATCTTCAAGATTTTGCTTATGATGTTGTGCAAAGATACTTTTCAATGCCACTTGGAATTTACTATGCAAAAACTTATTTTGGAGAACAAGCAAAAAAAGATGTTGAAAAAATGGTTAATAATATGATCAAAATCTATGATCGTAGATTAGCTGAAAACGATTGATTAAGTCCTGCAACAATTGAAAAAGCAAGACTCAAACTTTCTAAATTAGGAGTTATGGTTGGATACCCTGAAGAAATTCAAGGATACTATGATCAATATCAAATTAAAAGTTATGAACAAGGTGGAACAATTCCAAGTAATATCTTTTCTATTTTAGATGCTTTAACTGCTTATAACTATCAAGAATATTTACAAAAAACTAATGAAAAATTATGATCAATGTCACCAGCCAGAATCAATGCTTACTTCCAACCATTTTTCAATCATATCGTATTTCCTGCTGCTATTTTATCTGCACCTTTTTACGACATTAATCAAGGATCAAGTGCAAATTACGGAGGAATTGGTGCTGTTATTGCACATGAAATTTCACATGCATTTGATAATAATGGTGCACAATTTGATGAAAATGGAAGCTTAAATAGTTGATGAACACCAGAGGATTATCAAGTCTTTAAAGAAAAAACTCAAAAAGCAATTGAATTATTCGATGGAATTGAAACAGAAGTTGGAAAAGTTAATGGACAATTAACGGTATCAGAAAATATTGCTGATATTGGTGGATTCTCTTGTGCATTAGAAGCTGCTAAATTAGAACCTGATTTTGATGTTAAAAAATTCTTTGAAAATTGAGCTCGAATTTGAAAAATCTTAATCAAACCAGAAGCTGCTAAACGTAGATTAGAAAGCGACGTGCATGCACCTGGTAAACAAAGAGCTAATGTTCAATTAAGTAACTGTGATTTATTCTATGAAACATACAATATTCAACCACAAGATAAAATGTATGTCGCACCAGAAAAACGTGTTAAAATTTGATAA
- a CDS encoding replication-associated recombination protein A: MMNKNLANEIRPQTIKDLVGQNHLKPLLFKVAQNKLTTSFIFFGESGIGKTSAAISLANDLEMEYGYFNASVDSKADLTKILSTKQIIIIDEIHRLNKDKQDILLSYLEFDKIIVYATTTENPYFKVNPALRSRMQILQFKKLSEAELVAGLRNIQIQYFPDLNISDERLIELANYSAGDFRLSINNLQMLAFLSEKSKPITQADLKTIIPNINFYSDSNQSAHYNNLSAFHKSLRGSDPDAALYYGFLILKSGDIDGLFRRLLCAAYEDVGLASSNVALRVQLAIQAFERLGLPEGKLPIANAILDVALAPKSNSAYLAISNVEAVLDQGKIYEVPKHLRDSHYASAQKLGDGIGYIYPHDNIQTHYVKQTYLPKELINSQFYLPSNNTVEQSYVKYWNEIKKRS, from the coding sequence ATTATGAATAAGAATTTAGCTAATGAAATTCGACCTCAAACAATTAAAGATTTAGTTGGACAAAACCACCTTAAACCATTACTTTTTAAGGTTGCTCAAAATAAATTAACAACAAGTTTTATTTTCTTTGGTGAAAGCGGGATCGGGAAAACTTCAGCCGCTATTTCACTTGCTAATGATTTAGAAATGGAATATGGTTATTTTAATGCAAGTGTTGATTCCAAAGCTGATTTAACTAAAATTTTAAGTACTAAACAAATTATTATCATTGACGAAATTCATCGTTTAAACAAAGATAAACAAGATATTTTGCTTTCATATTTAGAATTTGACAAAATTATAGTTTATGCAACCACAACTGAAAATCCATATTTTAAAGTTAATCCTGCGTTAAGAAGTAGAATGCAAATTTTACAATTTAAAAAATTAAGTGAAGCTGAACTTGTTGCGGGACTTAGAAATATTCAAATTCAATATTTTCCAGACTTAAATATTTCAGATGAAAGATTAATTGAGCTTGCAAATTATTCAGCTGGTGATTTTAGACTAAGTATTAATAATTTACAAATGCTTGCTTTTCTTAGTGAAAAATCAAAACCAATTACACAAGCTGATTTAAAAACAATTATTCCTAATATTAATTTTTATAGTGATTCAAATCAAAGTGCTCATTATAATAATCTTTCTGCATTTCATAAATCACTTCGTGGAAGTGATCCTGATGCTGCACTTTATTACGGTTTTTTAATTTTAAAATCAGGTGACATTGATGGTCTTTTCCGTAGACTTCTTTGTGCTGCTTATGAAGATGTAGGTTTAGCTTCTAGTAATGTTGCTCTTCGGGTACAACTAGCAATTCAAGCTTTTGAACGTTTAGGTTTACCAGAAGGGAAATTACCAATTGCTAACGCTATTTTAGATGTTGCTTTGGCACCGAAATCTAATTCAGCTTATCTAGCAATTAGCAATGTCGAAGCAGTTTTAGATCAAGGTAAAATTTATGAAGTTCCAAAACATTTGCGTGATTCTCATTACGCATCTGCTCAAAAGTTAGGTGATGGAATAGGTTATATTTACCCGCACGATAATATTCAAACTCATTATGTTAAGCAAACTTATTTACCAAAAGAATTAATTAATTCTCAATTTTATTTACCAAGTAACAATACAGTCGAGCAAAGTTATGTTAAATATTGAAATGAAATTAAAAAAAGGAGTTAA